One window of Labrys wisconsinensis genomic DNA carries:
- the gap gene encoding type I glyceraldehyde-3-phosphate dehydrogenase, translated as MAVRVAINGFGRIGRNVLRAVVESKRRDIEIVALNDLGPVETNAHLLRYDSIHGRFPAEVKVEGDSIVVQGQKIKVTAIKDPSALPHGQLGVDIAFECTGIFTARDKAAAHLAAGAKRVIVSAPSDGADLTVVYGVNHDQLTKDHLVISNASCTTNCLAPVAKVLHDAFGIERGFMTTIHSYTNDQPSLDQMHKDLYRARAAALSMIPTSTGAAKAVGLVLPELKGKLDGTSIRVPTPNVSVIDFKFNARKKTSAEKVNEAIVKAAKRGALKGVLAFTDEPLVSRDFNHNPASSIFALDQTKVIDEKFVRVLSWYDNEWGFSNRMADTAVAFAKLI; from the coding sequence ATGGCAGTTCGGGTCGCCATCAACGGGTTCGGCCGCATCGGGCGCAATGTGCTGCGCGCCGTGGTGGAGTCCAAGCGCAGGGACATCGAGATCGTGGCGCTCAACGATCTCGGCCCGGTCGAGACCAATGCCCATCTGCTGCGCTACGACTCCATCCACGGCAGGTTCCCGGCCGAGGTGAAGGTCGAAGGCGACTCGATCGTCGTGCAGGGCCAGAAGATCAAGGTCACCGCGATCAAGGATCCCTCGGCGCTGCCGCACGGCCAGCTCGGCGTCGACATCGCCTTCGAGTGCACCGGCATCTTCACCGCCCGCGACAAGGCGGCGGCGCATCTGGCCGCCGGCGCCAAGCGCGTCATCGTCTCGGCCCCCTCCGACGGCGCCGACCTCACCGTGGTCTACGGCGTCAACCACGACCAGCTGACCAAGGACCACCTGGTCATCTCCAACGCCTCCTGCACCACCAACTGCCTGGCTCCGGTCGCCAAGGTGCTGCACGATGCCTTCGGCATCGAGCGCGGCTTCATGACCACGATCCATTCCTACACCAACGACCAGCCCTCGCTGGACCAGATGCACAAGGATCTCTACCGCGCCCGCGCCGCGGCGCTGTCGATGATCCCGACCTCGACCGGCGCTGCCAAGGCCGTCGGCCTGGTGCTGCCGGAGCTCAAGGGCAAGCTCGACGGCACCTCGATCCGCGTGCCGACGCCGAACGTCTCGGTGATCGACTTCAAGTTCAACGCGCGCAAGAAGACCAGCGCCGAGAAGGTGAACGAGGCGATCGTCAAGGCCGCCAAGCGCGGGGCGCTGAAGGGCGTCCTCGCCTTCACCGACGAGCCGCTGGTCAGCCGCGACTTCAACCACAACCCGGCCTCCTCGATCTTCGCGCTCGACCAGACCAAGGTGATCGACGAGAAGTTCGTGCGCGTGCTGAGCTGGTACGACAATGAATGGGGCTTCTCGAACCGCATGGCCGACACGGCCGTGGCGTTCGCCAAGCTGATCTGA
- a CDS encoding ATP-binding protein — MTRLWTRSLAAQIVALMLLALAVSQGIAVLIFWDERGQALWKAAKSEFLSRTASLAEVIEASPAALRQDMIDASATSYTRFWVSPAEPLDGAAWQREAVAQIARPLPTLTRKPRRPEAELAEPARTTGAMAAAADTRLAWTPLPAWAWPLSRPAKFLRLDGPDGMGLAVRLDSGDWLNAAFVKKMSDSPWTSKSMVSLAVTAAILSLIAVFVAGRIARPMRRLAKAAEALGRGESVAPLPESGPDDIRHTAEAFNRMQERLQRFVEDRTRMLAAIGHDLRTPLTSLRLRAEFVADAEAQEKMLATIEEMRTMTEAALAFAREEAAAEDTRTVDLPALVGSLCDDLAELGHDVTFLEGTTVKYRCRPDALRRAVRNLVENAVRYGERARVRLARTGESIDVVVEDDGPGIPGEAIEQVFAPFFRIETSRNRETGGVGLGLSIARTIARHHGGDVRLANATRGLQATISLPLVA; from the coding sequence ATGACGCGCCTGTGGACCCGCAGCCTCGCCGCGCAGATCGTCGCCCTGATGCTGCTCGCCCTCGCCGTGTCGCAGGGGATCGCCGTCCTGATCTTCTGGGACGAGCGCGGCCAGGCGCTGTGGAAGGCCGCCAAGAGCGAGTTCCTGAGCCGGACCGCCTCGCTCGCCGAGGTCATCGAGGCCTCGCCCGCCGCGCTCCGGCAGGACATGATCGATGCCAGCGCCACCAGCTATACCCGGTTCTGGGTCTCGCCGGCCGAGCCCCTCGACGGCGCGGCCTGGCAGCGGGAAGCCGTGGCCCAGATCGCCCGGCCGCTGCCGACCCTGACGCGCAAGCCGCGCCGGCCCGAGGCGGAGCTCGCCGAGCCTGCCCGCACCACCGGCGCCATGGCCGCGGCGGCGGACACCCGCCTCGCCTGGACGCCCCTGCCGGCCTGGGCCTGGCCCCTGTCGCGGCCGGCGAAGTTCCTCCGTCTCGACGGCCCCGACGGCATGGGCCTCGCCGTCCGCCTCGACAGCGGCGACTGGCTCAACGCCGCCTTCGTCAAGAAGATGTCGGACTCGCCATGGACGTCGAAATCCATGGTCTCGCTCGCGGTGACCGCGGCCATCCTGTCGCTGATCGCCGTCTTCGTCGCCGGCCGCATCGCCCGGCCGATGCGCCGGCTCGCAAAGGCGGCCGAGGCCCTGGGACGGGGCGAGTCGGTGGCGCCTTTGCCGGAATCCGGCCCCGACGACATCCGCCATACCGCCGAGGCCTTCAACCGCATGCAGGAACGCCTGCAGCGCTTCGTCGAGGACCGCACCCGCATGCTGGCGGCCATCGGCCACGACCTGCGCACGCCGCTGACCTCGCTCCGGCTGCGCGCCGAGTTCGTCGCCGATGCCGAGGCGCAGGAGAAGATGCTCGCCACCATCGAGGAGATGCGGACCATGACGGAGGCGGCGCTCGCCTTCGCCCGGGAGGAGGCGGCGGCCGAGGACACGCGCACCGTCGATCTGCCGGCGCTGGTGGGAAGCCTTTGCGACGACCTGGCCGAGCTCGGCCACGACGTCACCTTCCTGGAAGGGACGACGGTGAAATACCGCTGCCGGCCGGACGCGCTCCGGCGCGCGGTGCGCAACCTGGTCGAGAATGCGGTGCGCTACGGCGAACGGGCGCGGGTGCGCCTCGCCCGCACGGGCGAGAGCATCGACGTGGTGGTCGAGGACGACGGCCCGGGCATTCCGGGCGAGGCGATCGAGCAGGTGTTCGCGCCCTTCTTCCGCATCGAGACCTCGCGCAACCGCGAGACCGGCGGCGTCGGCCTCGGCCTGTCCATCGCCCGCACCATTGCCCGCCACCACGGCGGCGACGTCCGCCTCGCCAACGCCACCCGCGGCTTGCAGGCGACGATCAGCCTGCCGCTGGTGGCCTGA
- a CDS encoding tetratricopeptide repeat protein has protein sequence MRRLAIAIVLGLAAWPAAAAADKPAAEAKPVFPPIAPPVDSSKVDLAFGAFQRGYYLTAFDEATKRVEEKQDPVAMTLLGQLYAEGLGVPRDPAKAASWYGLAAQRGNRDAIFAYGMAKVTGSGVPKDETGGILLLNKAASMKVMAASYNLGILALRPVNGAPDFATALQRFREAADEGSADAEYSLGVLAKEGKGMPVDAKAAAGYFLAAAQDGNVDAMVETAIALYNGDGVPRDEKAAALWFRRAAEAGSPIGRNRLARLYASGQGVDKDPKMAGMWNLMAQAAGLRDPWLDDFMAGQSQAVRDAALKAAQDHGL, from the coding sequence ATGAGGCGGCTTGCGATCGCAATCGTCCTGGGGCTCGCCGCGTGGCCGGCCGCGGCGGCGGCGGACAAGCCGGCGGCCGAGGCCAAGCCGGTGTTCCCGCCGATCGCGCCGCCGGTCGACAGCAGCAAGGTCGACCTTGCCTTCGGCGCCTTCCAGCGCGGCTACTACCTCACCGCCTTCGACGAGGCGACCAAGCGGGTGGAGGAGAAGCAGGACCCGGTGGCGATGACGCTGCTCGGCCAGCTCTATGCCGAAGGGCTCGGCGTGCCGCGCGACCCGGCCAAGGCAGCCTCCTGGTACGGGCTGGCAGCCCAGCGCGGCAACCGCGACGCCATCTTCGCCTATGGCATGGCCAAGGTGACCGGCAGCGGCGTGCCGAAGGACGAGACCGGCGGGATCCTGCTGCTCAACAAGGCGGCCTCGATGAAGGTGATGGCCGCCTCGTACAATCTCGGCATCCTGGCGCTTCGGCCGGTCAACGGCGCTCCCGACTTCGCCACCGCCCTGCAACGCTTCCGCGAGGCGGCGGACGAGGGCAGCGCCGACGCCGAATATTCGCTGGGCGTGCTGGCCAAGGAGGGCAAGGGCATGCCGGTCGATGCCAAGGCTGCGGCCGGCTATTTCCTCGCCGCGGCGCAGGACGGCAATGTCGACGCCATGGTGGAGACGGCCATCGCCCTCTACAACGGCGACGGCGTCCCGCGCGACGAGAAGGCCGCGGCGCTCTGGTTCCGCCGCGCGGCGGAGGCGGGCTCGCCGATCGGCCGCAACCGCCTGGCCCGGCTCTATGCCTCCGGCCAGGGCGTCGACAAGGACCCGAAGATGGCGGGCATGTGGAACCTGATGGCGCAGGCCGCCGGCCTCAGGGATCCCTGGCTCGACGACTTCATGGCCGGGCAGTCGCAGGCCGTGCGCGACGCCGCGCTCAAGGCGGCGCAGGATCACGGGCTGTAG
- a CDS encoding efflux RND transporter periplasmic adaptor subunit yields the protein MSDPDERVPNGRPSRVTSVLVGVAVLAILAGTVAAAVMAQGQPPPAAAAPSAPTPVETALAERRDVPHLVEVVGTVQPLQSVMLRTRVDGVLTQVLFEEGDHVQAGQLIATIDDRAYRAALAAAEAQLSRDRAQLRLAELDLERSRTLLERKVAAQQAVDQRLAELDQAKALVALDEANVEAARTNLSFTQIQSPIAGRAGIRLIDPGNLARQGDAAGIVSVTQLDPISVVFPVPQQLLDGLRDQARQPGGTMADVVDRATGAVLARGPITAFDNQLDSATGTARVRAVLANADERLTPGAFVSVRVRAGASPAAVTVPKVAVRPGLEGSFVYRVRDGAAERVPVRLGYADDETAVVAEGLAPGDEIVIDGHSRLRQGARVAATARPAPAAAETAALPGAPRS from the coding sequence ATGTCGGACCCCGATGAAAGAGTGCCCAACGGCCGGCCCAGCCGCGTGACCTCCGTGCTGGTCGGCGTGGCGGTCCTGGCGATCCTGGCGGGAACGGTGGCCGCCGCCGTCATGGCGCAGGGCCAGCCGCCGCCGGCCGCGGCCGCGCCGTCGGCGCCGACGCCGGTCGAGACCGCGCTCGCCGAGCGTCGCGACGTGCCGCATCTCGTCGAGGTGGTCGGCACCGTCCAGCCCCTGCAGAGCGTCATGCTGCGCACCCGCGTCGACGGCGTCCTGACGCAGGTGCTCTTCGAGGAGGGCGACCACGTCCAGGCCGGCCAGCTCATCGCCACCATCGACGACCGCGCCTACCGGGCGGCCCTCGCCGCGGCCGAGGCGCAGCTGTCGCGCGACCGGGCGCAGCTGCGCCTGGCCGAGCTCGACCTCGAGCGCAGCCGCACGCTCCTGGAGCGCAAGGTGGCGGCGCAGCAGGCCGTCGACCAGCGCCTGGCCGAGCTCGACCAGGCCAAGGCGCTGGTGGCGCTGGACGAGGCCAATGTCGAGGCGGCCCGGACCAATCTCTCCTTCACGCAGATCCAGTCGCCGATCGCCGGCCGCGCCGGCATCCGCCTCATCGATCCCGGCAATCTCGCCCGCCAGGGCGATGCCGCCGGCATCGTCTCGGTGACGCAGCTCGACCCGATCTCCGTGGTCTTCCCGGTGCCGCAGCAGCTCCTCGACGGCCTGCGCGACCAGGCCCGGCAGCCCGGCGGCACCATGGCTGACGTGGTCGACCGCGCCACCGGCGCGGTGCTGGCGCGCGGGCCGATCACCGCCTTCGACAACCAGCTCGACAGCGCCACCGGGACGGCGCGGGTGCGCGCCGTGCTGGCCAATGCCGACGAGCGGCTGACGCCCGGCGCCTTCGTCTCGGTCCGCGTCCGCGCCGGCGCCTCGCCGGCGGCGGTGACGGTCCCCAAGGTGGCGGTGCGTCCGGGCCTGGAAGGCAGCTTCGTCTACCGGGTGCGGGACGGGGCGGCCGAGCGGGTGCCGGTCCGGCTCGGCTACGCCGACGACGAGACGGCCGTGGTCGCCGAGGGCCTCGCGCCCGGCGACGAGATCGTCATCGACGGCCATTCCCGCCTGAGACAGGGCGCGCGCGTCGCCGCGACGGCCCGTCCCGCGCCGGCGGCGGCCGAGACCGCCGCGCTCCCGGGGGCGCCGCGATCGTGA
- a CDS encoding response regulator, whose product MEPAPHIAIVDDHRDIRDLVGKYLAQHGYRISTAENGAALRRLLEAGAPDLVVLDVMMPGEDGLSLCRHIRGTTNLPIIFLTAMVEDTDRIIGLEIGADDYLTKPFNPRELLARIKAVLRRVNSLPPQRDKLKARALRFEHWLLHVGRRELVGADGTAVALSTAEFRLLKALIDHAGLVLSRDQLLDLTVGRAADSFDRSIDNQVSRLRKKIEVDPRNPMLIKTHWGGGYSFAAEVREA is encoded by the coding sequence ATGGAACCCGCACCGCACATCGCCATCGTCGACGATCACCGCGACATCCGCGACCTCGTCGGCAAATATCTCGCCCAGCACGGCTATCGCATCAGCACCGCCGAGAACGGGGCGGCGCTGCGCCGGCTGCTCGAAGCCGGCGCGCCGGACCTGGTGGTCCTCGACGTGATGATGCCGGGCGAGGACGGCCTCTCGCTGTGCCGCCACATCCGGGGCACCACCAACCTGCCGATCATCTTCCTCACCGCCATGGTCGAGGACACCGACCGCATCATCGGGCTCGAGATCGGCGCCGACGACTACCTGACCAAGCCGTTCAACCCGCGCGAGCTGCTCGCCCGCATCAAGGCGGTGCTGCGGCGCGTCAACAGCCTGCCGCCGCAGCGCGACAAGCTGAAGGCCAGGGCGCTGCGGTTCGAGCATTGGCTGCTCCATGTCGGCCGGCGCGAGCTCGTCGGCGCCGACGGCACCGCCGTCGCCCTGAGCACGGCGGAGTTCCGCCTGCTCAAGGCCCTCATCGACCATGCCGGGCTGGTGCTGAGCCGCGACCAGCTCCTCGACCTCACCGTCGGGCGCGCCGCCGACAGCTTCGACCGCAGCATCGACAACCAGGTCAGCCGCCTGCGCAAGAAGATCGAGGTCGATCCGCGCAATCCCATGCTGATCAAGACCCATTGGGGTGGCGGCTACAGCTTCGCCGCCGAGGTCCGGGAAGCATGA
- a CDS encoding thiamine phosphate synthase, translated as MADADHRPPVQLYLVTPFVTDATAFGPLLKEVLEAGEVACVLLNLAAPDDGAAKRLVKAMAGVVQPRGAALIVNGFAAVVARAGADGIHVADGHKGLAEALESFKPERIVGAGGIRSRHDSMAIAETGVDYVMFGEPSGDGRTPPLEAVVERTGWWAELFEIPCVAYAPDLGSVPLLADAGADFVALGGAVWNHDRGPAEALSLASRVLAQREARA; from the coding sequence ATGGCCGACGCCGATCATCGACCGCCCGTGCAGCTCTATCTCGTCACGCCCTTCGTGACGGATGCGACGGCCTTCGGCCCGCTCCTGAAGGAGGTGCTGGAGGCCGGGGAGGTCGCCTGCGTCCTGCTCAACCTCGCGGCGCCGGACGACGGCGCGGCCAAGCGCCTGGTCAAGGCGATGGCCGGGGTGGTGCAGCCCAGGGGCGCGGCCCTGATCGTCAACGGCTTCGCCGCCGTCGTGGCGCGGGCCGGGGCCGACGGCATCCATGTCGCCGACGGCCACAAGGGCCTCGCCGAGGCGCTGGAGAGCTTCAAGCCCGAGCGGATCGTCGGCGCCGGCGGCATCCGCTCCCGGCACGATTCGATGGCGATCGCCGAGACCGGCGTCGATTACGTGATGTTCGGCGAGCCCTCCGGCGACGGGCGCACGCCGCCGCTGGAGGCGGTGGTCGAGCGCACGGGCTGGTGGGCGGAGCTGTTCGAGATCCCCTGTGTCGCCTATGCGCCGGACCTCGGCTCGGTGCCGCTGCTGGCCGATGCCGGTGCGGATTTCGTGGCGCTCGGCGGGGCGGTGTGGAACCACGACAGGGGCCCGGCCGAGGCCCTGTCGCTTGCCAGCCGGGTGCTGGCGCAGCGGGAGGCGCGCGCATGA
- a CDS encoding phosphoglycerate kinase: MTAFRTLDDIGDVAGKRVLVRVDLNVPTENGAVTDTTRIERVAPTILELSRAHAKVILLAHFGRPKGPDPKESLRPVAEKTAEILHRPVAFAEDCIGEAAAKAVAAMKDGDILCLENTRFHKGEEKNDPDFVKALAANGDIWVNDAFSAAHRAHASTEGLGHVLPAYAGRTMQQEVEALARALENPKRPVAAVVGGAKVSTKLELLGNLVGKVDALVIGGGMANTFLHAQGVSIGKSLAERDLADTARDILKKAQAANCAIILPVDAVIAYHFAANAPSQAYGLDSIPLDAMILDVGPQSIERIKGAIDEAETVVWNGPLGAFELSPFDHGTVVAAKHVAARTKAGKLLSVAGGGDTVAALNHAGVADHFSYVSTAGGAFLEWLEGKALPGVEILRKR; the protein is encoded by the coding sequence ATGACCGCTTTCCGTACCCTCGACGACATCGGCGACGTCGCCGGCAAGCGTGTGCTCGTGCGCGTCGACCTCAACGTGCCGACGGAGAACGGCGCCGTCACCGACACGACCCGGATCGAGCGCGTGGCGCCGACCATCCTGGAATTGTCGCGGGCCCATGCCAAGGTGATCCTGCTCGCCCATTTCGGCCGGCCGAAGGGCCCGGATCCGAAGGAGAGCCTGAGGCCGGTGGCCGAGAAGACCGCCGAGATCCTGCATCGCCCCGTCGCCTTCGCCGAGGACTGCATCGGCGAGGCCGCGGCCAAGGCGGTGGCGGCGATGAAGGACGGCGACATCCTCTGCCTGGAGAACACCCGCTTCCACAAGGGCGAGGAGAAGAACGATCCCGACTTCGTCAAGGCGCTGGCCGCCAATGGCGATATCTGGGTCAACGACGCCTTCTCGGCCGCCCATCGCGCCCATGCCTCGACCGAGGGCCTCGGCCATGTGCTGCCGGCCTATGCCGGGCGCACCATGCAGCAGGAGGTCGAGGCCCTGGCGCGGGCGCTGGAGAACCCGAAGCGCCCGGTGGCGGCGGTGGTCGGCGGCGCCAAGGTCTCGACCAAGCTGGAGCTCCTCGGCAACCTTGTCGGCAAGGTCGACGCCCTGGTGATCGGCGGCGGCATGGCCAACACCTTCCTCCATGCCCAGGGGGTGAGCATCGGCAAGTCGCTGGCCGAGCGCGACCTCGCCGACACCGCCCGCGACATCCTCAAGAAGGCGCAGGCGGCGAACTGCGCCATCATCCTGCCCGTCGACGCGGTCATCGCCTATCACTTCGCCGCCAACGCCCCGAGCCAGGCCTACGGACTCGATTCCATCCCGCTCGACGCCATGATCCTCGACGTCGGCCCGCAGTCGATCGAGCGCATCAAGGGCGCCATCGACGAGGCGGAGACGGTGGTGTGGAACGGGCCGCTCGGCGCCTTCGAGCTCTCGCCCTTCGACCACGGCACCGTGGTGGCCGCCAAGCACGTCGCGGCGAGAACCAAAGCCGGCAAACTTCTGTCGGTGGCGGGCGGCGGCGACACGGTGGCCGCGCTCAACCATGCCGGGGTGGCCGACCACTTCTCCTACGTCTCGACCGCCGGCGGCGCCTTCCTGGAATGGCTGGAAGGCAAGGCCCTGCCGGGTGTCGAGATCCTGCGCAAGCGCTGA
- a CDS encoding efflux RND transporter permease subunit → MNETTEDSRRSGLSAWFIRRPVASVLAAAALSLLGVAAFPNLSVAPLPEIDFPTIQVTALLPGASPETMASAVATPLETAFAVIPGITEMTSTSALGQSQVAIQFTLERDIDAAAQEVQAAINSVSGRLPGDMPNLPTWRKVNPTDSPVMVLSVTSDAMPITTLSDLIETRLARRLGQIDGVAQIFIAGQQKPAVRIRYEPDRLAGYGLATADLRAAVQGANVNQAKGAVFGRDSVATLQTNDQLFTPQDYENVVVSWRNGAPVKVGDVARVVIGAEDAYAAAFPRGEMGLGVIILRQPGANIVRIADAIQAALPALTAELPPDVSVRVMNDRTRTIRASLHEVELTLIVTLVLVVAVMGIFLRQVAATAIVAVVLGVAVVATFAAMYLAGFTLNNLTLVALIIAIGFIVDDAIVVVENIHRHMEAGAGAVEAALQGAREIGFTVVSITLSLIAAFIPLLFMGGIIGRLFREFSLTVTMALLISLVVALTLAPALCARFMPPTAQAHAAGRRGMVDRLIDAYAAGLRWTLRHRRIGLLAFFLTVGATGVGYALIPKGFFPLQDTAFVIGTTIASEDVSYEAMREKHLALAEIVRRDPAVLDFNLAIGRTGGSQSLANGRLWVVLKDRGDRDVSAEGFIGRIRPQLAVVPGLTVQLRSAQDINLGVGGGAAQYSYVVSSADQAALALWTERLTRAMAASPLLRDVRHDMQLGARTQSITIDRAAAARLGVSVADIDGALYDAFGQRQIGEFQTQVNQYRIVLEADPARYARIASLDTLFLRGPGGMVPLSAVARVEPQTAGPLIITRSGQAPAATISFNLPVGVALGDAVTAIETLKASIGLPAGVTGRTQGTAQAFQASLASQPWLVLAALIAVYLILGVLYESYSTPLTILSTLPSAGLGALGLLWLWRLDFSVMALIGVILLIGIVKKNGILMVDFALAAQRSRGLGAEEAIYEAALARFRPILMTTIAALLAAVPLMLSFGTGAELRQPLGVAVVGGLVVSQVLTLFTTPVVYVALDRLFGRRAPPAAVPAAPRAVKAEAA, encoded by the coding sequence GTGAACGAGACCACGGAGGATTCCCGCCGCTCCGGCCTCTCGGCCTGGTTCATCCGCCGGCCGGTGGCGTCGGTGCTGGCCGCCGCCGCCCTCAGCCTGCTCGGCGTCGCCGCCTTCCCCAACCTCTCGGTGGCGCCGCTGCCCGAGATCGACTTCCCGACCATCCAAGTCACCGCGCTCCTGCCCGGCGCCAGCCCGGAGACCATGGCCTCGGCCGTGGCGACGCCGCTCGAGACCGCCTTCGCCGTCATCCCGGGCATCACCGAGATGACCTCGACCAGCGCGCTCGGCCAGAGCCAGGTCGCCATCCAGTTCACGCTGGAGCGCGACATCGACGCGGCGGCGCAGGAGGTCCAGGCGGCGATCAACAGCGTCTCCGGCCGGCTGCCGGGCGACATGCCGAACCTGCCGACCTGGCGCAAGGTCAACCCGACGGACAGCCCGGTCATGGTGCTGAGCGTCACCTCCGACGCCATGCCGATCACCACGCTGAGCGACCTCATCGAGACGCGGCTGGCGCGCCGGCTCGGCCAGATCGACGGGGTGGCGCAGATCTTCATCGCCGGCCAGCAGAAGCCGGCCGTGCGCATCCGCTACGAGCCCGACCGGCTGGCCGGCTACGGCCTCGCCACCGCCGACCTGCGCGCCGCCGTGCAGGGCGCCAACGTCAACCAGGCCAAGGGCGCGGTGTTCGGCCGCGACTCCGTCGCGACGCTGCAGACCAACGACCAGCTGTTCACGCCGCAGGATTACGAGAACGTGGTGGTGAGCTGGCGCAACGGCGCGCCGGTCAAGGTCGGCGACGTCGCGCGCGTGGTGATCGGCGCCGAGGATGCCTATGCCGCCGCCTTCCCGCGCGGCGAGATGGGGCTCGGCGTCATCATCCTGCGCCAGCCCGGCGCCAACATCGTGCGCATCGCCGACGCGATCCAGGCGGCGCTGCCCGCGCTCACCGCGGAGCTGCCGCCCGACGTCAGCGTGCGGGTGATGAACGACCGCACACGCACCATCCGCGCCTCGCTGCACGAGGTGGAGCTGACCCTCATCGTCACCCTGGTGCTGGTCGTGGCCGTCATGGGCATCTTCCTGCGCCAGGTGGCGGCGACGGCGATCGTCGCCGTGGTGCTCGGCGTCGCCGTGGTCGCGACCTTCGCGGCGATGTATCTCGCCGGCTTCACCCTCAACAACCTCACCCTTGTCGCCCTGATCATCGCCATCGGCTTCATCGTCGACGATGCCATCGTGGTGGTGGAGAACATCCACCGCCATATGGAGGCCGGCGCCGGCGCCGTGGAGGCGGCGCTGCAGGGCGCGCGCGAGATCGGCTTCACCGTGGTCTCGATCACGCTGTCGCTGATCGCCGCCTTCATCCCGCTGCTGTTCATGGGCGGCATCATCGGGCGGCTGTTCCGCGAATTCTCGCTGACGGTGACGATGGCGCTGCTGATCTCGCTGGTGGTGGCGCTGACCCTGGCGCCGGCGCTGTGCGCCCGCTTCATGCCGCCGACGGCGCAGGCGCACGCCGCCGGCCGTCGAGGCATGGTCGACCGCCTGATCGACGCCTATGCCGCCGGCCTGCGCTGGACGCTGCGCCACCGCCGCATCGGGCTCCTCGCCTTCTTCCTGACGGTCGGCGCCACCGGGGTCGGCTATGCGCTGATCCCCAAGGGTTTCTTCCCCTTGCAGGACACGGCCTTCGTCATCGGCACCACCATCGCCAGCGAGGACGTCTCCTACGAGGCCATGCGCGAGAAGCACCTGGCGCTGGCAGAGATCGTGCGCCGGGACCCGGCCGTGCTCGACTTCAACCTCGCCATCGGCCGCACCGGCGGCAGCCAGTCGCTGGCCAATGGCCGCCTCTGGGTGGTGTTGAAGGACCGCGGCGACCGCGACGTCTCGGCCGAAGGCTTCATCGGCCGCATCCGGCCGCAGCTGGCTGTCGTGCCGGGGCTGACGGTGCAGCTGCGCTCGGCGCAGGACATCAATCTCGGCGTCGGCGGCGGCGCGGCCCAGTACAGCTATGTCGTGAGCTCGGCCGACCAGGCGGCCCTGGCGCTGTGGACGGAGCGGCTGACCCGGGCCATGGCCGCCTCGCCGCTGCTGCGCGACGTCCGCCACGACATGCAGCTCGGCGCGCGCACCCAGTCGATCACCATCGACCGGGCCGCGGCGGCGCGGCTCGGCGTCAGCGTCGCCGATATCGACGGGGCGCTCTACGACGCGTTCGGGCAGCGCCAGATCGGCGAGTTCCAGACGCAGGTCAACCAGTACCGCATCGTGCTCGAGGCCGATCCCGCCCGCTATGCCCGCATCGCCAGCCTCGACACGCTGTTCCTGCGCGGGCCGGGCGGCATGGTGCCGCTTTCGGCCGTGGCCAGGGTCGAGCCGCAGACGGCCGGGCCGCTGATCATCACCCGCAGCGGCCAGGCACCGGCGGCGACGATCTCGTTCAACCTGCCGGTGGGCGTGGCACTCGGCGACGCGGTGACGGCGATCGAGACGCTGAAGGCTTCCATCGGCCTGCCCGCCGGGGTGACCGGCCGCACCCAGGGGACGGCGCAGGCCTTCCAGGCTTCGCTGGCGAGCCAGCCATGGCTGGTGCTGGCCGCGCTGATCGCGGTCTACCTCATCCTCGGCGTGCTCTACGAGAGCTATTCGACGCCGCTGACCATCCTCTCGACGCTGCCCTCGGCCGGGCTCGGCGCGCTGGGGCTGCTCTGGCTCTGGCGCCTCGACTTCTCCGTCATGGCGCTGATCGGCGTGATCCTCCTGATCGGCATCGTCAAGAAGAACGGCATCCTGATGGTCGACTTCGCCCTCGCGGCACAGCGCAGCCGCGGCCTCGGCGCCGAGGAGGCGATCTACGAGGCGGCGCTCGCCCGCTTCCGGCCGATCCTCATGACCACCATCGCCGCGCTGCTGGCGGCGGTGCCGCTGATGCTGTCCTTCGGCACCGGCGCCGAGCTGCGCCAGCCGCTCGGGGTCGCCGTGGTCGGCGGGCTGGTGGTCAGCCAGGTCCTGACGCTGTTCACGACCCCGGTGGTCTATGTGGCGCTCGACCGGCTGTTCGGCCGGCGCGCGCCTCCGGCGGCGGTGCCGGCGGCGCCGCGGGCGGTGAAGGCGGAGGCGGCCTGA